One window of the Chloroflexota bacterium genome contains the following:
- a CDS encoding ABC transporter permease, translating into MDILRTLVHRIIPDRRWEGSLTEYSPRQSLVLLSPILIVFVLFLIIPVLRLLPLSTMDPTFTLKHYLHLVETPLYREVLLRTFRISLLVTLFTFLTGYPVAYLLSQTKPPLSNLLLGFVLFPMLANWLVQVYAWLVLLQTHGVINELLLGLGLIAQPLKLMLNEPAPILAMVVIQLPLMILPIYSVLQGIDPNLVLAAKSLGATELQAFWRVVFPLSLPGVNTGVLFLLILSLGYYITPAVLGGPRVLMVGKLIEQQVTQLLNWPFASALAVVLLIITIGLVALLQRFLLERTSGELIVL; encoded by the coding sequence ATGGATATTCTTCGTACACTTGTGCATCGGATCATTCCTGATCGCCGATGGGAGGGATCCCTAACCGAATACTCGCCGCGGCAGTCCTTAGTACTCCTCTCGCCTATTCTGATTGTTTTCGTTCTTTTTCTGATAATCCCCGTACTGCGGCTTCTGCCGCTCAGTACCATGGACCCAACGTTTACGCTGAAACATTACCTCCATCTAGTCGAAACGCCCCTCTACCGAGAGGTGCTCCTGCGCACATTCCGCATCAGTCTGCTGGTGACACTATTCACGTTCTTAACCGGCTATCCAGTCGCTTACCTGCTGTCTCAAACCAAACCGCCTCTGTCTAATCTTCTACTGGGTTTTGTACTCTTTCCTATGCTGGCCAACTGGTTAGTCCAGGTCTATGCGTGGTTGGTGCTCTTACAAACACACGGTGTCATCAACGAACTGTTGTTGGGCTTGGGGTTGATCGCCCAGCCGCTAAAACTGATGTTGAACGAGCCGGCACCGATCCTGGCAATGGTGGTGATCCAGTTACCACTGATGATCCTCCCTATTTACAGCGTGCTGCAGGGGATTGACCCCAATCTTGTCTTGGCAGCCAAGAGCCTAGGAGCCACCGAATTGCAAGCCTTCTGGCGGGTGGTTTTTCCCTTGAGCCTCCCTGGAGTCAACACTGGCGTCCTATTTCTTCTGATCCTTTCGCTGGGTTACTACATAACACCGGCTGTGTTAGGGGGACCGCGTGTCCTGATGGTGGGTAAACTCATTGAACAGCAGGTGACGCAACTCCTGAATTGGCCTTTCGCCTCTGCTCTAGCAGTGGTGTTGCTGATAATTACCATTGGTTTAGTTGCTCTATTACAGCGATTTCTGCTGGAGAGGACCAGTGGAGAATTGATCGTGCTATAG
- a CDS encoding ABC transporter ATP-binding protein encodes MSLSGESRGAEIRLESLTKRFGNTVAVDQITLDIQGGEFLTLLGPSGSGKTTTLRLIAGFELPTAGDILMDGASIVAVPPYRRNIGMVFQNYALFPHMTVFGNIAFPLEMRRVDKTKIAEEVARVLELVQLPGFEGRYPRQLSGGQQQRIALARALVFNPRVLLMDEPLGSLDRKLREHMQLEIKHIQERLHITVIYVTHDQEEALVMSDRIAVINQGRIEQVGTPQELYERPQSRFVADFIGETNLLQGEVVELGTAYSAVRVENSVIVRVAAREGLAVGQRVTLAIRPAMIRFLAPGEALANTYTGVIEEVIYIGEITKYRVGLSKELCLIVKQAGRFDPKGRGRGTPVTIGWDLVDAKVV; translated from the coding sequence ATGAGTCTTTCAGGTGAGAGTCGGGGCGCCGAGATCCGGCTCGAAAGTTTAACCAAGCGTTTTGGAAATACGGTAGCCGTTGACCAGATCACCTTAGATATTCAGGGTGGCGAGTTCCTGACCTTGCTCGGGCCTAGTGGGTCGGGGAAGACGACCACTCTGCGTTTGATCGCTGGTTTCGAACTCCCCACGGCGGGCGACATTTTGATGGATGGGGCTTCCATTGTGGCCGTGCCTCCATATCGGCGCAATATTGGCATGGTTTTCCAGAACTACGCTCTTTTCCCACATATGACCGTCTTTGGGAACATTGCTTTCCCATTGGAAATGCGGCGGGTAGACAAAACCAAGATTGCCGAGGAAGTGGCCAGGGTATTGGAGTTGGTACAGTTGCCGGGCTTCGAAGGACGTTATCCCCGCCAACTGAGTGGCGGTCAGCAACAACGCATCGCTTTGGCCCGTGCTTTGGTCTTTAACCCCCGGGTGCTGTTGATGGACGAGCCCCTTGGCTCCTTGGACCGAAAGTTGCGTGAACACATGCAATTGGAGATCAAACACATCCAAGAGCGACTGCACATCACGGTGATTTACGTGACCCACGACCAAGAGGAGGCTTTGGTGATGTCTGACCGCATCGCGGTGATAAACCAGGGCCGGATCGAGCAGGTGGGGACGCCACAGGAACTCTACGAGCGTCCACAGAGCCGCTTCGTGGCCGATTTCATCGGCGAGACGAACCTTTTGCAGGGCGAGGTGGTAGAATTGGGGACAGCCTATAGTGCTGTCCGTGTGGAGAATAGCGTGATAGTCCGGGTGGCTGCGAGGGAAGGATTGGCTGTCGGGCAAAGAGTAACTCTAGCCATCCGACCGGCGATGATCCGCTTTCTCGCTCCGGGGGAGGCATTGGCTAACACCTACACTGGGGTTATCGAAGAAGTGATCTATATCGGTGAGATAACAAAATATCGAGTTGGTTTGAGCAAAGAGTTGTGCTTGATAGTGAAACAAGCAGGGCGCTTTGATCCGAAGGGTCGTGGCCGTGGGACCCCAGTGACCATCGGCTGGGACCTGGTGGACGCGAAAGTGGTGTGA